The following are from one region of the Treponema denticola genome:
- a CDS encoding substrate-binding domain-containing protein produces MRSFSKFAQIVFFGLLIVSAIFVVSCGGSGSAVLNKNKPLVFFNRQPSDPTTGEIDMTSMNWNDKTYYVGFDAAGGGAVQGKLITDFLASAEASLDRNGDGIIGYVLCIGDVGHNDSKARTEGIRKALGTWAGSTDPGKTKQGSITIAGKTFDVVELEGKAMTGTDGSTWNANAATEAMGGWATKFADQIDMVVSNNDGMAMGCLQASNYPAGVPIFGYDANADAIEAVGKGLLTGTVSQNVDAQATATLQVLRNLLDGLTGTDVYTKGITAEDSYGNKISAPVQYWADVKAVMAANSGVTKANYENYLGGTRDAGIKQTNAPKKKVLLTIYNSGDNFLSSSYLPALKYYAPLLNIELTIVQGDGQNESSCLDKFTNLNNFDAFAVNMVKTNSGSNYTDKLKY; encoded by the coding sequence ATGAGATCTTTTTCTAAATTTGCACAAATTGTTTTTTTTGGGCTTCTTATTGTGTCGGCTATTTTTGTTGTAAGCTGCGGCGGAAGCGGAAGTGCAGTTCTTAACAAGAATAAACCTCTCGTCTTTTTTAACAGACAGCCTTCAGACCCGACAACAGGAGAAATCGATATGACCTCTATGAACTGGAACGACAAGACCTATTATGTAGGTTTTGATGCTGCAGGCGGCGGCGCAGTTCAGGGAAAACTTATTACAGATTTTCTTGCATCGGCAGAAGCTTCACTTGACAGAAACGGCGACGGTATTATCGGTTATGTTCTTTGCATCGGTGACGTAGGCCACAACGATTCAAAGGCTAGAACTGAGGGTATCCGAAAGGCTTTGGGAACTTGGGCAGGTTCTACCGACCCCGGTAAAACAAAGCAGGGTTCAATTACTATTGCAGGAAAAACCTTCGATGTTGTAGAGCTTGAAGGAAAGGCTATGACAGGAACCGACGGTTCTACATGGAATGCCAATGCTGCAACAGAGGCCATGGGCGGATGGGCAACAAAGTTTGCAGATCAGATCGATATGGTTGTTTCAAACAATGACGGTATGGCAATGGGCTGTTTACAGGCCTCAAACTATCCTGCAGGTGTTCCGATTTTCGGATATGATGCAAACGCAGATGCTATCGAAGCTGTAGGCAAAGGGCTTCTTACCGGTACGGTTTCTCAGAACGTTGATGCTCAGGCAACAGCAACCTTACAGGTTTTGCGCAACCTGCTCGATGGTTTAACCGGAACAGATGTATACACCAAGGGTATCACAGCCGAAGACTCTTACGGCAATAAAATTTCAGCTCCTGTTCAGTACTGGGCTGATGTAAAAGCTGTTATGGCTGCAAACTCAGGTGTTACAAAGGCCAACTACGAGAACTACCTCGGCGGAACAAGGGATGCCGGAATTAAGCAGACAAATGCTCCCAAAAAGAAGGTTCTTTTAACTATTTATAATTCAGGCGATAATTTTCTTTCTTCTTCATACTTGCCTGCATTAAAATACTATGCTCCTCTTTTGAACATTGAATTGACAATCGTTCAGGGAGACGGACAAAACGAATCAAGCTGTTTGGATAAATTTACAAACCTAAACAACTTTGATGCCTTTGCCGTAAACATGGTTAAAACGAACTCAGGTTCAAACTACACCGACAAGTTAAAGTATTAA
- a CDS encoding sugar ABC transporter ATP-binding protein, producing MSDVVLEIKNLSKSFGKNKVLDGIDLTVRQGSVMGLMGENGAGKSTMMKCLFGIYTRDEGSISLLNKSIEFKNPKEALESGVAMVHQELNLCLDRTVTDNLFLGRYPTNFGIVDEIKMFESASSLFASLNMNVNPKTIMRTMSVSQRQMVEIAKAVSYNAKLIVLDEPTSSLTEREVKKLFSIIRALQKKGVSFIYISHKMDEVFEVCDEVAVLRDGKMILSKPVAETDMNEIISAMVGRSLDKRFPDVDNVPGEDFLKIENLKTKYAPVLEDISFTVRKGEILGLYGLVGAGRSELLEALFGIRTIESGSISINDKYLKFKSSKEAMAHGFALLTEERKLNGMFGKDTIEFNTVITNLNNYKTIGVLSKRKIREAANREIETMRTRCLSADQSISALSGGNQQKVIIGKWLERSPDVFLMDEPTRGIDVGAKYEIYQLIIKMAKEGKTIIVVSSEMPEILGITNRIAVMSNRRLAGIVNTKETDQETLLRLSAKYL from the coding sequence ATGAGTGATGTAGTTCTTGAAATAAAGAACCTTTCAAAATCTTTCGGAAAGAATAAGGTTTTGGACGGTATAGATCTGACTGTAAGACAAGGCTCCGTAATGGGACTTATGGGCGAAAACGGAGCAGGAAAATCCACCATGATGAAGTGCCTTTTCGGTATATACACACGGGATGAGGGCTCCATTTCTTTATTAAACAAATCAATCGAATTTAAAAATCCTAAAGAAGCTCTTGAAAGCGGAGTTGCTATGGTTCATCAAGAACTGAATCTTTGTCTTGACAGAACCGTTACAGATAATTTATTTTTAGGACGCTATCCGACCAACTTCGGGATTGTTGACGAAATAAAAATGTTTGAATCTGCAAGTTCTCTTTTTGCTTCGCTCAATATGAATGTTAATCCCAAAACAATAATGCGTACCATGTCTGTTTCACAGCGGCAGATGGTTGAAATAGCGAAGGCTGTTTCCTATAACGCAAAGCTCATCGTATTGGATGAGCCGACATCTTCTTTAACCGAGAGGGAGGTAAAAAAACTTTTTTCGATAATAAGAGCCTTACAAAAAAAAGGCGTTTCATTTATTTATATTTCGCATAAGATGGATGAGGTTTTTGAGGTTTGCGATGAGGTTGCCGTTTTACGGGACGGTAAGATGATTCTTTCAAAGCCCGTAGCCGAAACGGATATGAACGAAATTATTTCGGCCATGGTAGGCCGCTCTCTGGATAAGCGTTTCCCCGATGTGGATAATGTCCCCGGAGAAGATTTTTTAAAAATAGAAAACTTAAAAACAAAATATGCACCCGTGCTTGAAGATATTTCCTTTACCGTAAGGAAGGGAGAAATCCTAGGTCTTTACGGGCTTGTAGGGGCAGGGAGGAGCGAGCTTTTGGAAGCCCTCTTCGGTATCCGCACTATAGAATCGGGGAGCATAAGTATAAACGATAAATATCTTAAATTTAAGAGCAGTAAAGAGGCCATGGCTCATGGCTTTGCTCTGTTGACCGAAGAGCGTAAACTAAACGGAATGTTCGGCAAGGACACAATAGAATTTAACACGGTAATTACCAATTTGAATAATTATAAAACCATCGGGGTCTTATCAAAGCGTAAAATACGGGAGGCCGCAAACAGGGAAATTGAAACTATGAGGACGAGGTGCCTTTCGGCTGATCAAAGTATTTCGGCCTTGAGCGGTGGAAACCAGCAAAAGGTTATAATCGGAAAATGGCTGGAGCGTTCACCCGATGTGTTTTTGATGGATGAGCCTACCCGCGGTATCGATGTAGGGGCCAAATACGAAATATATCAGCTCATCATCAAGATGGCAAAAGAGGGAAAAACCATAATAGTTGTTTCGAGCGAGATGCCCGAAATTTTAGGTATCACGAACCGCATAGCCGTCATGTCCAACCGTCGCCTTGCTGGTATCGTAAACACAAAAGAAACCGATCAGGAAACTCTGCTCAGGCTTTCGGCCAAGTATTTGTAG
- the lepB gene encoding signal peptidase I: protein MSILFYAEPVLSFLFSILLIIKNASSIAVIAVVLGAAYSLWMAFCIFSFFKKKTVRDLFIMRKTMEYVPYIFMACFIISRAVQAEQDRSVLDAILAVYWFALVIYNRVLLFRLKDKRLPKYFPELPAIPKKKRSLISEILDWADSILQAACVVLLFTVFVLQLYVIPSESMVQQFMIGDRVAGFKVAAGPTFPLSSFRFPQIYNYKRGDVVIIRNPHYEDDPNNELKFFASQLVQYLTLTTVNINKDENGKIKADPLVKRIVGLSGEKLMLVDGVLYIKKAGEKDFKALDESAYAVWDLSKLPRSSLKYVKDIKMNTEDLNRLQSVEAWRAKVDFDEAEKEALALIKKMKEIKSKPDKVFSAKDFLSKGQYLVTQMARDNEVIASKILTTDGGLMWFENFLTSWKKSAEKNSYNLYEMRNAQLNVLIKLGFGKLLVRNAELYKANVSDAVFSSDAERQAIINELGEYLYYLALSSQRNMDEFPKGEEEFIPENCYFMMGDNRFNSTDMRHEYQYHLEALNKDDAMSMMFVTNVAPRYIHSSRMLGTVNLILFPRARFGLVR from the coding sequence ATGTCTATCCTTTTTTATGCGGAACCGGTTTTAAGTTTTTTATTTTCAATTTTACTAATTATAAAAAATGCCTCAAGTATTGCTGTGATTGCAGTGGTCTTAGGTGCGGCTTATTCTCTTTGGATGGCTTTTTGTATATTTTCTTTTTTTAAAAAGAAGACCGTGAGAGACTTGTTCATAATGCGTAAAACTATGGAATATGTGCCGTATATTTTTATGGCTTGCTTTATTATATCCAGGGCTGTTCAAGCCGAACAGGATAGGTCTGTGCTTGATGCAATTTTAGCCGTCTATTGGTTTGCCTTAGTTATTTATAATAGAGTGCTTTTGTTTAGATTAAAGGATAAGAGGCTGCCGAAATACTTTCCGGAATTGCCCGCGATACCTAAGAAAAAACGTTCTCTTATTTCGGAAATTTTAGATTGGGCCGATTCCATCTTGCAGGCTGCCTGTGTAGTTCTCCTTTTTACCGTTTTTGTTTTGCAGCTCTATGTTATTCCTTCGGAATCTATGGTTCAGCAGTTTATGATAGGGGACAGGGTCGCAGGCTTTAAAGTTGCTGCAGGGCCGACCTTTCCTCTTTCTTCATTCCGGTTTCCTCAAATTTATAATTATAAGAGGGGGGATGTGGTTATAATCCGCAATCCTCATTATGAAGATGACCCGAATAACGAGCTTAAATTTTTTGCATCTCAGCTGGTGCAGTACCTGACCCTCACTACGGTAAATATCAATAAGGATGAAAACGGAAAGATCAAGGCTGACCCCTTGGTAAAAAGGATTGTGGGCTTAAGCGGAGAAAAGTTAATGCTTGTAGATGGAGTGCTCTACATAAAAAAAGCCGGAGAAAAGGATTTTAAAGCCCTTGATGAAAGTGCTTATGCCGTTTGGGATTTATCCAAGCTGCCCCGGTCAAGCTTAAAATATGTAAAAGACATAAAAATGAATACCGAAGATTTAAACCGCCTTCAATCGGTAGAGGCTTGGCGGGCAAAGGTTGATTTCGATGAGGCCGAAAAGGAAGCCCTTGCCCTTATTAAAAAGATGAAAGAAATAAAGTCTAAGCCCGATAAGGTGTTTTCGGCCAAAGATTTTTTAAGCAAAGGTCAGTACCTTGTTACTCAAATGGCCAGAGATAACGAAGTGATAGCCTCAAAGATTTTGACGACGGACGGCGGGCTTATGTGGTTTGAAAACTTTTTAACTTCATGGAAAAAATCTGCCGAAAAAAATTCCTACAACTTATATGAGATGAGAAATGCTCAACTCAATGTTCTTATTAAACTCGGATTTGGAAAGCTCCTTGTACGGAATGCCGAACTTTATAAGGCTAATGTCAGTGATGCGGTTTTTTCTTCGGATGCGGAACGCCAAGCTATTATAAACGAGCTCGGTGAATACCTCTACTATTTAGCCCTCTCATCTCAAAGAAACATGGACGAATTCCCTAAGGGTGAAGAAGAGTTCATCCCCGAAAACTGCTATTTTATGATGGGGGATAACCGTTTTAATTCCACGGATATGAGGCATGAATATCAATACCACTTGGAAGCCCTTAACAAGGATGATGCCATGTCGATGATGTTTGTAACAAATGTAGCACCCCGCTATATTCATTCTTCAAGAATGCTTGGAACGGTAAATCTAATTCTTTTTCCCAGAGCCCGCTTCGGTTTAGTCAGATAA
- a CDS encoding acyl-[acyl-carrier-protein] thioesterase, protein MIIDNKYSVRHKILTGNIDGKCRATPMEFAILMQELAAGHYSTTGLSVPHLQKMGLTWVITKQHFEITEYPLWMDDLIVQTWAQPPKGFFCFRDFAFFYAKNGKKTSIDEAFEEKCRIEEGREKSLSIEEEFKELKQPIFRASSCWVILNSETGQPVKPDEKTMGNLAFNEDHLEGKVFAKIPACENRDTEERFRPNLLDIDMNSHVNNLNYLRWILSYMDADFCKGKLLKTLDTNFVSSAMYGEELICRSSRSENICIHSIIRAKDGSEVFKARSEWADENDLSRTLNLSD, encoded by the coding sequence ATGATTATTGATAATAAATACAGTGTACGTCATAAGATTCTCACAGGAAACATAGACGGAAAATGCAGGGCTACACCCATGGAATTTGCGATTTTGATGCAGGAATTGGCGGCAGGTCATTACAGCACGACAGGCCTTTCCGTTCCGCATTTGCAAAAAATGGGCTTAACATGGGTTATCACAAAACAGCATTTTGAAATTACCGAATACCCTCTTTGGATGGATGATTTAATCGTTCAAACTTGGGCTCAGCCGCCTAAGGGCTTTTTTTGCTTTAGGGATTTTGCCTTCTTTTATGCAAAAAACGGAAAAAAAACTTCTATCGATGAGGCTTTTGAAGAAAAATGCCGTATCGAAGAAGGAAGAGAAAAAAGCTTATCTATAGAAGAAGAATTTAAAGAGCTTAAACAACCTATCTTTCGTGCAAGTTCTTGTTGGGTAATATTGAACTCAGAAACAGGACAGCCTGTAAAGCCGGATGAAAAAACTATGGGAAATTTAGCCTTTAATGAAGATCACTTGGAAGGCAAGGTGTTTGCAAAAATTCCTGCATGCGAAAACCGGGATACCGAAGAAAGATTCCGGCCCAACCTCTTGGATATAGACATGAATTCTCATGTAAACAATTTAAACTATTTAAGATGGATTCTGTCATACATGGATGCAGACTTTTGTAAGGGAAAATTATTAAAGACCCTTGATACCAATTTTGTTTCATCGGCCATGTACGGAGAAGAGCTTATATGCAGATCAAGCCGATCGGAAAATATCTGCATTCATTCCATAATAAGGGCAAAAGACGGAAGCGAGGTATTTAAAGCTCGCTCAGAATGGGCTGACGAAAATGATCTTTCCCGAACACTAAATTTATCTGACTAA
- a CDS encoding galactose/methyl galactoside ABC transporter permease MglC codes for MENKNNEKVDFSFFNEDAKLADYGRALQELRKDGVDKIASLKNHIYALKKNRLIDDAVKISSIEEYKKEIEEAKKTALENKDAEKKLAAEAVAYSNKLFKDNIRDFIKSENQKQKQYKIDYENQKVSILQENEAAKKEAYDDFAETKDSAELNRKLNVLKFQINSSFAEAKNKYRDAVATSKEAKNQAYIDHVQKNISLRNGRTNLKENMVLNFKDYIYKFKLSSFLLSNGLYLAILVFFIICIIVAPLSGNGNLLSLPNIFTILEQASTRMFYALGVAGLILLAGTDLSIGRMVALGSVITGLILHPGLNIVTFFGLGPWDFTAMPMVWRLILSLGLSILLCVLFSAFAGVFSARLKIHPFISTLATQLIIYGLLFFGTSGTPVGSIDNEVKDLLGGRWILGIVNNEMITLPKLIIPALIAIIIAWFIWNKTVFGKNMYAVGGNSEAAAVSGISVFKVTMGVFIMAGVFYGVGSFLEAFRANASAGTGQGYELDAIAACVVGGISFNGGIGKISGAVIGVIIFTSLTYCLTFLGIDTNLQFVFKGFIIIAAVALDSVKYLKKK; via the coding sequence ATGGAAAATAAGAACAATGAAAAAGTAGACTTTAGTTTTTTTAACGAAGATGCAAAACTTGCCGACTACGGCAGAGCTCTTCAAGAGCTTCGCAAGGACGGGGTCGATAAAATAGCTTCTTTAAAAAATCATATCTATGCTCTTAAAAAGAACCGCCTGATAGACGATGCCGTAAAAATTTCTTCTATTGAAGAATATAAAAAAGAAATTGAAGAAGCAAAGAAAACGGCTCTTGAAAACAAGGATGCCGAAAAGAAACTTGCAGCCGAGGCTGTTGCTTATTCAAATAAACTCTTTAAAGATAATATAAGGGATTTTATAAAGTCGGAAAATCAAAAGCAAAAACAGTATAAGATTGATTATGAAAATCAAAAAGTTTCTATTCTGCAGGAAAACGAAGCTGCAAAAAAAGAGGCCTATGACGATTTTGCCGAAACAAAGGATTCTGCCGAGCTTAACCGCAAGCTCAATGTTTTAAAGTTTCAGATTAATTCTTCTTTTGCTGAGGCAAAGAACAAATACAGGGATGCCGTTGCAACCTCTAAAGAAGCAAAAAATCAAGCCTACATAGACCATGTTCAAAAAAATATTTCTTTAAGAAATGGAAGAACAAATCTTAAAGAAAACATGGTTTTAAATTTTAAGGATTATATTTACAAGTTTAAGCTTTCAAGTTTTTTATTGAGTAACGGTCTTTATCTTGCAATTTTGGTTTTCTTTATTATCTGTATAATTGTAGCCCCCCTATCGGGAAACGGAAATCTTCTATCGCTTCCCAATATCTTTACAATTTTGGAGCAGGCTTCAACCAGAATGTTTTATGCTCTCGGTGTTGCAGGGCTCATTCTTTTGGCCGGTACGGACTTGAGTATAGGAAGAATGGTTGCCCTCGGTTCGGTTATTACAGGTTTGATTTTACATCCGGGGCTTAACATAGTAACCTTTTTTGGTCTCGGCCCTTGGGATTTTACGGCCATGCCAATGGTTTGGCGTTTGATTCTTTCGCTTGGGCTTTCAATATTGCTTTGCGTTTTATTTAGTGCCTTTGCCGGCGTTTTTTCGGCTAGGCTTAAGATTCATCCCTTTATTTCAACCCTTGCGACCCAGTTAATTATCTACGGTCTTTTATTTTTCGGTACGAGCGGAACTCCCGTAGGTTCAATCGATAATGAGGTAAAGGACTTGCTCGGCGGACGGTGGATTTTGGGAATTGTAAATAATGAGATGATTACTCTTCCTAAGCTCATAATTCCCGCCTTAATTGCGATTATAATAGCATGGTTTATTTGGAATAAGACCGTATTCGGAAAAAATATGTATGCCGTAGGAGGAAACTCTGAGGCTGCAGCCGTCAGCGGTATCAGCGTTTTTAAGGTTACTATGGGCGTTTTTATTATGGCCGGAGTATTTTACGGTGTGGGCTCCTTCCTCGAAGCCTTTAGGGCTAATGCAAGTGCAGGAACGGGACAAGGCTATGAACTTGATGCCATTGCCGCCTGCGTAGTCGGAGGCATCTCCTTTAACGGAGGTATAGGAAAAATCAGCGGTGCCGTAATAGGCGTTATTATTTTTACAAGCCTTACCTACTGCCTGACCTTTTTAGGAATAGATACAAACTTGCAATTTGTATTTAAGGGCTTTATCATCATTGCCGCCGTTGCCTTGGACAGCGTAAAATATCTAAAGAAAAAATAG